One window of the Anaeromyxobacter dehalogenans 2CP-C genome contains the following:
- a CDS encoding Eco57I restriction-modification methylase domain-containing protein produces the protein MASLDRNLRRELEGAVKEARRVAEAGARQAIGQLAVGHHEPWAALSPEQRKLRNRLRAHGRQLGDKLEERKGTQTTERLTRESAYEHWHRLLFARFLAENDLLVEPESGMALSLDECRELAREQGKDWLVLASDFAQRMLPQIFRAGDPVLEVALPPEKRQELEAILERLPRAVFTADDSLGWVYQFWQADQKDAVNASEHKIGADELPAVTQLFTEDYMVLFLLHNTVGAWWAGKVFAAKPELARTAVSEDECRAACAVQGIEWRYLRFVREGDAWRPAPGTFSGWPRAAKGLTVLDPCMGSGHFLAFALPILVALRQAEEKLSIAEAVDAVLRDNLFGLELDPRCTQIAAFNVGLTAWKLAGYRPLPALNLACAGLGINAPVSEWTALAAGDRPAEQAMKQLYELFRQAPTLGSLIDPTRVGGELFVAQFDKIRNLLSSALASEKSEDAELAVVAQGLARAATLLAVKYTLVATNVPYLARGNQSDVLAQHCESHFADAKTDLATCFIERCRSLLAPFGAAALVTPQNWLSQDYYASYRKRLLRDARFELAGQLGPGAFSGISGEVVKPLLIILSGRSHDAAHEFLAIDTTPFASAVDKAAALCADALHKVNQARQLINPKCRISMEEASAEPRLSKFTIYSNGIQTGDSPRYLRSFWELPALDERWAAQQTTVDATTSYGGMSQAILWENGAGSLAKAAENASRQTVLRGKEVWGRRGVLVSAMGSLNVSLYLGTLFDDNTVAVVPASESHLAPIWAFMSDTGYHDAVRRIDKALKVRGPLIEVPFDIGAWSGAVLPVPHALDPTQWIFGGHPRGASNPLQVAVARLVGYRWPRQRQATFLGFPALGPDGLERHVDDDGIVCLPSLRGEAPAAERVRALLADAFGAEWSANKLSELLAAVDFGGKSLDDWLRDGFFEQHCELFERRPFVWQIWDGRKDGFSALVNYHQLAAPNGEGRRILEKLTHTYLGDWLDRQRADQKAGIEGADGRVAAAEHLKRELEKIIEGEPPFDLFVRWKRLQQQPVGWEPDIDDGVRVNIRPFVAARPLTVRARAACILRVTPDIRWGKDKGKEPTRQKADFPWFWGWDESAQDFAGGKEFDGNRWNDLHYTRAAKLAARECAKGGKS, from the coding sequence ATGGCATCGCTCGACCGCAACCTTCGCAGGGAGCTCGAAGGCGCCGTCAAGGAGGCTCGCCGCGTAGCGGAGGCCGGCGCGCGGCAGGCCATCGGGCAGCTCGCCGTCGGTCACCACGAGCCCTGGGCCGCGCTCTCGCCCGAGCAGCGTAAGCTGCGCAACCGCCTGCGCGCGCACGGGCGCCAGCTCGGCGACAAGCTCGAGGAGCGCAAAGGAACCCAGACCACCGAGCGGCTCACCCGCGAGTCCGCCTACGAGCACTGGCATCGTCTCCTGTTCGCGCGCTTCCTCGCGGAGAACGACCTCCTCGTCGAGCCGGAGTCGGGCATGGCGCTGTCGCTCGACGAGTGCCGCGAGCTTGCGCGCGAGCAGGGCAAGGACTGGCTGGTGCTGGCGAGCGACTTCGCTCAGCGGATGCTCCCGCAGATCTTCCGCGCCGGCGATCCAGTGCTCGAGGTGGCGCTACCTCCCGAGAAGCGACAGGAGCTCGAGGCGATCCTCGAAAGGCTGCCGCGCGCCGTGTTCACGGCGGACGACAGCCTTGGATGGGTGTACCAGTTCTGGCAGGCGGACCAGAAGGACGCAGTCAACGCCTCGGAGCACAAGATCGGCGCGGACGAGTTGCCGGCCGTGACGCAGCTCTTCACCGAGGACTACATGGTCCTCTTCCTGCTGCACAACACGGTCGGCGCGTGGTGGGCCGGCAAGGTGTTCGCGGCGAAGCCGGAGCTCGCGCGCACGGCAGTATCCGAGGACGAGTGCCGCGCGGCCTGCGCCGTCCAGGGCATCGAGTGGCGATACCTGCGCTTCGTACGCGAGGGGGACGCCTGGCGGCCAGCGCCGGGTACGTTCTCGGGCTGGCCGAGGGCCGCGAAGGGTCTCACGGTGCTCGACCCGTGCATGGGCAGCGGGCACTTCCTCGCATTCGCGCTGCCGATCCTGGTCGCGCTGCGGCAGGCCGAAGAGAAGCTGTCGATCGCCGAGGCCGTGGACGCCGTGCTGCGCGACAACCTGTTCGGGCTCGAACTTGATCCGCGCTGCACTCAGATCGCCGCGTTCAACGTTGGGCTCACGGCATGGAAGCTCGCGGGCTATCGGCCGTTGCCGGCGCTGAACCTCGCGTGCGCCGGGCTTGGCATCAACGCTCCGGTGTCGGAGTGGACGGCGTTGGCGGCAGGCGATCGGCCCGCGGAGCAGGCGATGAAGCAGCTCTACGAGCTGTTCCGGCAGGCTCCGACCCTGGGCTCGCTCATCGATCCGACGCGCGTCGGCGGTGAGTTGTTCGTTGCTCAGTTTGACAAGATTCGAAACCTCCTCTCTTCAGCGTTGGCTTCGGAGAAATCCGAGGACGCTGAGCTCGCCGTGGTCGCACAAGGACTTGCGCGCGCGGCAACGCTCTTGGCCGTAAAGTACACCCTCGTAGCGACAAACGTGCCGTATCTCGCGCGTGGAAATCAGTCCGATGTGCTTGCGCAGCACTGTGAATCGCACTTCGCCGATGCGAAGACTGATTTGGCCACCTGTTTCATCGAGCGGTGTCGGTCGTTGTTGGCGCCCTTCGGGGCAGCGGCTCTCGTGACCCCTCAGAACTGGCTGTCCCAAGATTACTACGCGTCGTACCGCAAGAGGCTCTTGCGCGACGCACGGTTCGAGCTTGCTGGTCAGCTCGGGCCCGGCGCCTTCTCTGGGATCTCGGGGGAAGTCGTGAAGCCCCTGCTGATCATTCTGAGCGGGCGCAGTCACGATGCAGCCCACGAGTTCTTGGCGATTGACACGACTCCTTTCGCGTCGGCAGTGGACAAGGCCGCAGCCCTGTGCGCCGACGCCCTCCACAAGGTCAACCAAGCACGCCAACTCATCAATCCAAAGTGCCGGATCAGCATGGAGGAGGCGTCAGCTGAGCCGCGGCTCTCGAAGTTCACCATCTACTCGAACGGGATTCAGACGGGCGATTCTCCTCGGTACTTGCGCTCATTCTGGGAGCTGCCCGCGCTCGACGAGCGATGGGCTGCGCAGCAAACCACGGTCGATGCAACCACTTCGTATGGCGGCATGTCACAGGCAATTCTGTGGGAGAACGGAGCAGGGAGCCTAGCGAAAGCCGCCGAAAATGCATCGCGTCAGACGGTCTTGAGGGGCAAGGAGGTGTGGGGCCGACGAGGCGTGCTCGTGAGCGCTATGGGGTCGCTGAACGTCTCGCTCTATCTCGGCACGCTGTTCGACGACAATACCGTCGCCGTCGTTCCCGCGAGTGAATCGCACTTGGCGCCGATCTGGGCCTTCATGAGCGATACCGGGTACCACGACGCTGTTCGTCGGATCGACAAGGCGCTGAAAGTGCGGGGTCCACTCATCGAGGTGCCGTTCGATATCGGCGCTTGGTCCGGCGCCGTGCTCCCTGTTCCGCACGCGCTCGATCCGACCCAGTGGATCTTCGGAGGACATCCGCGAGGTGCCTCAAATCCTCTCCAGGTCGCTGTCGCACGACTCGTTGGCTATCGATGGCCTCGACAGCGGCAGGCGACGTTTCTCGGCTTTCCTGCACTCGGACCGGACGGCCTAGAACGACATGTGGATGACGACGGTATCGTGTGTTTGCCTTCGCTTCGCGGAGAGGCTCCTGCTGCCGAGCGTGTTCGCGCGCTCCTTGCTGACGCCTTCGGCGCGGAGTGGTCGGCAAACAAGCTGAGTGAGCTGCTCGCCGCCGTGGATTTCGGCGGCAAGTCATTGGATGACTGGCTTCGCGACGGCTTTTTTGAACAGCACTGCGAGCTGTTCGAACGGCGCCCGTTTGTCTGGCAGATCTGGGACGGTCGCAAGGACGGTTTCTCCGCGCTCGTGAACTATCACCAGCTGGCTGCGCCCAACGGCGAGGGCCGTCGCATCCTCGAGAAGCTGACGCATACCTATCTCGGCGACTGGCTTGACCGTCAGCGCGCAGACCAGAAGGCGGGCATCGAGGGAGCCGACGGCCGCGTGGCGGCCGCTGAGCACCTGAAACGCGAGTTGGAGAAGATCATCGAGGGCGAGCCGCCCTTCGATCTCTTCGTCCGCTGGAAAAGACTGCAGCAGCAGCCCGTCGGTTGGGAGCCGGACATCGATGATGGTGTGCGCGTCAACATTCGTCCGTTTGTTGCCGCGCGTCCCTTGACGGTGCGCGCACGAGCCGCGTGTATCCTCCGGGTAACTCCAGACATTCGGTGGGGCAAGGACAAGGGCAAGGAGCCGACGCGCCAAAAGGCGGACTTCCCGTGGTTCTGGGGTTGGGACGAGAGCGCGCAGGACTTCGCGGGTGGCAAGGAGTTCGACGGCAATCGCTGGAACGACCTCCACTACACGCGCGCTGCGAAGCTCGCCGCGCGTGAGTGCGCGAAGGGAGGCAAGTCGTGA
- the brxC gene encoding BREX system P-loop protein BrxC translates to MKIKDVLQRDPSTYPLVNQGQARIADRSNEKVLDELRGELSTFVCEGQYAEGIIKILKSFLANLTSTSQKAAWVSGFFGSGKSHLLKMACHLWQDTKFPDGATARSLVPSMPDELRELLRELDTAGKRGGGLLAAAGALPSGTTDHVRLTILAVLLRGVGLPDQYPQAQFCLWLHDQGWFDKVKGAIEGAGKQWQSELNNLYVSKNIANALLACDPGFASTEAEARNTLKAQFPPRNTDITTEEFLTAVKRVLKLVGRDGRTPLMLLVLDEVQQYIGDSNDRSTLVTEVTEALSKQLDSNVLVVASGQSALTSVPRLHKLMDRYTIRVQLSDQDVEAVVRKVLLQKKAASISTVKGVLEKHGGEISRQLQGTRIGESAQDREVMVDDYPLLPVRRRFWEHCFRAVDAEGTHSQLRSQLRIIHDAVAKISDRALGATVPGDELFEALAPEMVNTGVLLRELNERIINLSKDGTERGKLARRICGLVFLITKLPEKDKPGYLGVQASKEHIADLLVEDLLADNGKLRSAVETVLEELTSSGALMRVGDEYRLQTKEGAEWDAEFRRRQGKLANDDADIQIRRDQQIYAEADRVIRTVKVVQGAAKEARQVVVSRDQTPPAGNGESVPLWIRDGWSASEKELLDAARAAGTDSPTVFIFLPRQAADELRKLIVDAEAAQQTIDAKGTPTTREGEEAKHSMESRRNAAIRQRDELIKQIVANAKVFQGGGSELLQATLEDRVREAINAALVRLFPRFKEADHAAWETVIKRAKEGADQPLQPVGHTVATEEHAVCKAVLSTIGSGKVGVEVRKALRASPYGWPQDAIDAALLALHRTQHVSATLNGMALAPGQLDQNRISKAEFRVEKITLSVTEKLAIRKVFQALGVGCKAGEELAKAPAFLEQLAALGRSTGGDAPLPAPPSVIDIEDIRARVGNDQLAGIRDNAQLFGKRITEWTNTKKVVDARLPTWALVERLALHAHGLAAAEDLLKQVEAVRAQRLLLEPTDPVAPLRSGLADALRKALLAAHGAYETEFGKGMASLEASSLWRKLPSSDRSSILASVGLAPAAPLSVPSDEALASALDAKSLSSRSAEADAVSGRVQKALEHAAKLLEPKVRPVTLERSTLTTEADVDAWLERQKKSLVAAIKDGPVLVS, encoded by the coding sequence ATGAAGATCAAGGACGTCCTTCAGCGAGACCCTTCCACCTACCCGCTGGTCAACCAGGGCCAGGCTCGAATCGCCGACAGGTCGAACGAGAAGGTCCTCGACGAGCTTCGCGGCGAGCTGTCGACGTTCGTGTGCGAGGGCCAGTACGCCGAAGGCATCATCAAGATCCTCAAGTCCTTCCTTGCGAACCTGACCTCGACGAGCCAGAAGGCCGCATGGGTTAGCGGCTTCTTTGGCAGCGGCAAGTCGCACCTGCTGAAGATGGCCTGTCATCTCTGGCAGGACACCAAGTTCCCCGACGGCGCCACCGCGCGCAGCCTCGTGCCGTCGATGCCCGACGAGCTGCGAGAGCTGCTCCGCGAGCTCGACACTGCCGGCAAGCGCGGGGGCGGGCTGCTCGCCGCGGCCGGCGCGCTCCCGAGCGGCACCACCGATCACGTCCGCTTGACCATCCTCGCGGTGCTCCTGCGAGGAGTCGGCCTGCCCGACCAGTACCCCCAGGCACAGTTCTGCCTCTGGCTTCACGATCAAGGTTGGTTCGACAAGGTGAAGGGTGCCATCGAAGGCGCCGGCAAGCAGTGGCAGTCCGAGCTGAACAACCTGTACGTCAGCAAGAACATCGCAAACGCGCTCCTCGCGTGCGACCCCGGGTTCGCGTCGACCGAGGCCGAGGCGCGCAACACGCTCAAGGCGCAGTTCCCGCCGCGCAACACGGACATCACGACCGAAGAGTTCCTCACCGCAGTGAAACGCGTGCTGAAGCTCGTCGGGCGCGACGGCCGCACGCCATTGATGCTTCTCGTGCTCGACGAGGTACAGCAGTACATCGGTGATTCGAACGACCGCTCGACGCTGGTCACCGAGGTCACCGAGGCCCTGTCGAAGCAGCTCGACAGCAACGTACTCGTCGTCGCCTCGGGCCAGAGCGCGCTCACCTCGGTGCCGAGGCTTCACAAACTGATGGATCGATACACGATCCGCGTGCAGCTCTCCGACCAGGATGTCGAGGCTGTCGTTCGCAAGGTGCTCCTTCAGAAGAAGGCTGCTTCGATCTCGACGGTGAAGGGCGTCTTGGAGAAGCACGGAGGCGAGATCTCGCGCCAGCTCCAGGGCACGCGCATCGGCGAGAGTGCTCAGGACCGCGAGGTCATGGTCGACGACTACCCGCTCCTGCCGGTGCGCCGTCGATTCTGGGAGCACTGCTTTCGGGCCGTTGATGCCGAGGGCACGCACAGCCAGCTGCGGTCGCAGCTGCGCATCATCCATGACGCGGTCGCAAAGATCTCCGATCGTGCCCTTGGGGCCACCGTGCCGGGCGACGAGCTGTTCGAGGCGCTTGCGCCGGAGATGGTCAACACGGGCGTCCTCCTGCGCGAACTCAACGAGCGAATCATCAACCTGTCGAAGGACGGCACCGAAAGAGGGAAGCTCGCGCGGCGCATCTGCGGGCTCGTCTTCCTCATCACGAAGCTGCCCGAGAAGGACAAGCCCGGCTACCTCGGCGTGCAGGCCTCTAAGGAGCACATCGCGGACCTCCTCGTCGAAGACCTCCTGGCTGACAACGGGAAGCTGCGCAGTGCGGTTGAAACCGTGCTGGAAGAGCTGACTTCGAGCGGTGCGCTGATGAGAGTCGGCGACGAGTACCGCCTGCAGACGAAGGAAGGCGCCGAGTGGGACGCCGAATTCCGCCGCCGGCAGGGCAAGCTCGCCAACGACGACGCCGACATCCAGATCCGCCGTGATCAGCAGATCTACGCCGAAGCTGACCGCGTCATCCGCACGGTGAAGGTCGTGCAGGGCGCCGCCAAGGAGGCGCGTCAGGTCGTCGTCTCGCGCGACCAGACGCCACCTGCCGGCAACGGCGAGAGCGTCCCGCTGTGGATTCGCGACGGCTGGTCGGCAAGCGAGAAGGAGCTTCTCGACGCTGCGCGCGCGGCTGGCACCGACAGCCCGACGGTGTTCATCTTCCTGCCGCGCCAGGCAGCCGATGAGCTGCGGAAGCTGATCGTCGATGCCGAGGCCGCCCAGCAAACGATCGATGCCAAGGGCACGCCCACGACCCGCGAAGGCGAAGAGGCGAAGCACAGCATGGAGAGCCGTCGCAACGCCGCCATCCGCCAACGCGACGAGCTCATCAAGCAGATCGTCGCCAATGCAAAGGTGTTCCAGGGCGGTGGTTCCGAGTTGCTGCAGGCGACCCTCGAAGATCGCGTCCGCGAGGCCATCAACGCTGCGCTCGTACGGCTCTTCCCGCGGTTCAAGGAGGCCGACCACGCGGCGTGGGAGACGGTCATCAAGCGCGCGAAGGAGGGCGCCGACCAACCGCTCCAGCCGGTGGGCCACACGGTCGCGACGGAAGAACACGCCGTCTGCAAGGCGGTGCTCTCGACGATCGGCTCCGGCAAGGTCGGCGTGGAGGTTCGCAAGGCGCTTCGCGCGAGCCCGTACGGCTGGCCGCAGGACGCCATCGACGCCGCGCTCCTGGCGCTTCATCGCACGCAGCACGTTTCCGCCACGTTGAACGGCATGGCGCTTGCGCCGGGGCAGCTCGACCAGAACAGGATTTCGAAGGCCGAGTTCCGCGTCGAGAAGATCACGCTCTCCGTGACCGAAAAGCTCGCCATCCGGAAGGTGTTCCAGGCGCTCGGCGTGGGCTGTAAGGCTGGCGAGGAGCTGGCCAAAGCGCCCGCCTTCCTCGAGCAGCTCGCCGCTCTTGGCCGATCGACTGGCGGTGACGCGCCGCTGCCCGCGCCTCCCTCGGTCATCGACATCGAGGACATCCGCGCCCGTGTCGGCAACGACCAGCTCGCGGGCATTCGCGACAACGCGCAGCTCTTCGGGAAGCGCATCACGGAGTGGACGAACACCAAGAAGGTCGTAGATGCGCGGTTGCCCACATGGGCGCTCGTCGAGCGGCTCGCACTGCACGCACACGGGCTCGCTGCCGCGGAGGACCTGCTCAAGCAGGTCGAGGCTGTACGCGCACAGCGGCTTCTGCTCGAGCCCACCGATCCGGTGGCGCCGCTTCGGTCTGGCCTGGCCGACGCGCTCCGGAAAGCGTTGCTCGCGGCCCACGGTGCGTACGAGACGGAGTTCGGCAAGGGCATGGCCTCGCTGGAGGCTAGTTCGCTGTGGCGGAAGCTCCCTAGCTCGGATCGTTCGTCGATCCTCGCGAGCGTTGGCCTCGCGCCCGCCGCCCCGTTGTCGGTGCCGAGCGACGAAGCGCTTGCGTCGGCGCTCGACGCGAAGTCGCTGTCGTCGCGGAGCGCAGAGGCGGACGCGGTTTCGGGCCGCGTGCAGAAGGCTCTCGAGCACGCCGCGAAGCTGCTCGAGCCGAAGGTGCGACCGGTGACCCTCGAGCGCTCAACCCTGACGACCGAAGCGGACGTCGATGCCTGGCTCGAACGGCAGAAGAAGTCCCTTGTCGCGGCCATCAAGGATGGCCCCGTCCTGGTGAGCTGA
- a CDS encoding BREX protein BrxB domain-containing protein: MARLEDLADLYGQHIATPWQRTVAGAQRVIMVAYDKELERALRARKGEFETRTRAAGHDWHEVDLTTAFASWIAADEYRDAYFESPEDLQLKLKEEFPEYAAEKIRAVLTSNDVSEASVVAVLGAGSLYGFTYVSEVLKRVERDVRGRLVVFFPGTLEQNNYRLLDARDGWNYMAVPISIYSAGGAA, from the coding sequence ATGGCGCGACTCGAAGATCTCGCGGATCTCTACGGCCAACACATCGCGACGCCCTGGCAGCGTACGGTCGCCGGCGCGCAGCGCGTGATCATGGTTGCATACGATAAGGAGCTTGAGCGAGCCCTCCGTGCGCGAAAGGGCGAGTTCGAGACGCGCACCAGGGCCGCCGGACACGATTGGCACGAGGTAGACCTCACCACCGCGTTCGCCTCGTGGATCGCAGCCGACGAGTACCGCGACGCATACTTCGAGTCGCCCGAGGATCTTCAGCTCAAGCTGAAGGAGGAGTTCCCCGAGTACGCAGCCGAGAAGATCCGCGCGGTTCTTACAAGCAACGACGTGTCCGAGGCGTCAGTAGTCGCCGTGTTGGGCGCGGGCTCCCTCTACGGCTTCACGTATGTGTCCGAAGTGCTGAAGCGCGTCGAGCGCGACGTTCGTGGTCGCCTCGTCGTGTTCTTCCCGGGCACGCTCGAGCAGAACAACTACCGGCTGCTCGATGCCCGCGACGGATGGAACTACATGGCGGTCCCGATCTCGATCTACAGCGCCGGGGGTGCAGCATGA
- a CDS encoding replication-relaxation family protein, which translates to MAQVRGTILTERDRALLAYVGVARYVSAEHVHRLVVESPNRKLVYRRLAKLCAAGSRPGDGAYLRRLEFRRAEGTAVPVWALAPAGRAIAEESVPYLRPPAQKDVGHQFLEHTLLLNDVLVELAVALRRSPVAPVSELPFRWLCEDDGVLEFEMFHRHTGATAPAVLKPDAILEVTGHQRRLFLEAETGAHSIATANPGSHGAVLNKLQRYAYFFTAMAGAGAATYYARAFPDGLFPVLVFLVHSSERKRRVEKATKDWLGAQGTSSFRVRVLSFDEAAGVLAGFIRDGRAVAAAEQRRNPSARLDGAKARQLREGYNALAEALNTTRRAIAEHNARGGCQVSLPPAPVEALRALKDLIRHDLLGEPHSAQKGASIR; encoded by the coding sequence GTGGCCCAGGTGAGAGGGACCATCCTCACCGAGCGCGATCGCGCGTTGCTCGCGTACGTGGGCGTGGCCCGCTACGTGTCCGCCGAGCACGTCCACCGGCTCGTCGTCGAGAGCCCGAACCGGAAGCTCGTCTACCGGCGCCTCGCGAAGCTCTGCGCCGCCGGGAGCCGGCCCGGCGATGGCGCGTACCTTCGCCGCCTCGAGTTCAGGCGCGCCGAGGGGACGGCGGTGCCGGTCTGGGCGCTCGCTCCGGCGGGGCGAGCCATCGCCGAGGAGAGCGTCCCGTACCTGCGGCCGCCGGCGCAGAAGGACGTGGGCCACCAGTTCCTCGAGCACACGCTCCTCCTGAACGACGTCCTCGTCGAGCTCGCCGTCGCGCTCCGCCGGTCTCCGGTGGCGCCGGTCTCGGAGCTGCCGTTCCGCTGGCTGTGCGAGGACGACGGCGTGCTCGAGTTCGAGATGTTCCACCGGCACACCGGCGCGACGGCCCCGGCCGTGCTGAAGCCGGACGCCATCCTCGAGGTGACCGGCCACCAGCGTCGCCTCTTCCTCGAGGCGGAAACCGGAGCGCACAGCATCGCGACCGCGAACCCGGGGTCCCACGGCGCCGTGCTCAACAAGCTGCAGCGCTACGCGTACTTTTTCACGGCGATGGCGGGCGCGGGCGCGGCGACGTACTACGCGCGCGCGTTTCCGGACGGGCTCTTCCCGGTCCTCGTGTTCCTGGTCCACTCGTCGGAGCGGAAGCGGCGCGTCGAGAAGGCGACGAAGGACTGGCTCGGCGCGCAGGGGACGAGCTCGTTCCGCGTCCGGGTCCTCTCGTTCGACGAGGCCGCCGGCGTGCTCGCCGGGTTCATTCGCGACGGGCGCGCCGTCGCAGCGGCAGAACAGCGCAGAAACCCCTCCGCGCGCCTCGATGGCGCCAAGGCTCGTCAGCTCCGCGAGGGGTACAACGCGCTCGCCGAGGCGCTGAACACGACCCGCCGCGCGATCGCGGAGCACAACGCGCGCGGCGGGTGCCAGGTGTCTCTGCCACCCGCCCCGGTCGAGGCGCTCCGCGCGCTCAAAGACCTCATCCGGCACGACCTGCTCGGGGAGCCGCACTCCGCGCAAAAGGGTGCGAGCATCCGGTGA
- the dnaG gene encoding DNA primase gives MIPGAVIEELRARIDPVEVIGRRLELRKTGSSFSASCPFHADKTPSFRVYPDSRRFKCFGCGARGDAFEFLQRFEGKDFKTVVRELAAEAGVAVEDGARRGVAAPTTGAIERACEAALAHWTGRLWGPEGEPARKYLASRGVDEPTAKRFRLGYAAREWHDLHSALVAQGIPEDDLLRAGLLRESTSKGPLAHDRFRGRVMFPFLDGRRRAVGFAGRIIPATGDGAQAPKYLNGPETPLFRKGHLVFGLAEAAAAIRSTRRAIVVEGYLDAIALAQAGRQETVAAGGTAVTEHQLSLVQRSGAEELVLLFDTDAPGLEAPAQVAPALLKAGLSTRIARLPGAAAADPDSFLRSHGLRALEAAIDAAVPLTEWLLERAIASRTAKAPTKAISVEQKLLIVRDLRPFVAAAPAGLPRALFEQRIARRLELYIIALRAELARGRGRPAGGESWPR, from the coding sequence ATGATCCCGGGTGCCGTCATCGAGGAGCTGCGCGCGCGCATCGATCCGGTCGAAGTCATCGGGCGCAGGCTCGAGCTCCGGAAGACGGGGAGCTCGTTCTCGGCGAGCTGCCCGTTCCACGCGGACAAGACGCCGAGCTTCCGCGTGTACCCGGACTCGAGGCGCTTCAAGTGCTTCGGGTGCGGCGCGCGGGGTGACGCGTTCGAGTTCCTGCAGCGGTTCGAGGGGAAGGACTTCAAGACCGTCGTCCGCGAGCTCGCCGCCGAGGCGGGAGTCGCCGTCGAGGACGGCGCGCGGCGCGGCGTGGCCGCACCGACCACGGGCGCGATCGAGCGGGCCTGCGAGGCTGCCCTGGCGCACTGGACGGGCCGCCTGTGGGGTCCGGAGGGTGAGCCGGCGCGGAAGTATCTCGCGTCGCGAGGGGTGGACGAGCCCACCGCGAAGCGGTTCCGACTCGGCTACGCGGCGCGGGAGTGGCACGACCTCCACTCCGCGCTGGTCGCGCAGGGTATCCCCGAGGACGATCTGCTGCGCGCGGGGCTCCTCCGGGAGAGCACGTCGAAGGGGCCGCTCGCGCACGATCGGTTCCGGGGCCGGGTCATGTTCCCGTTCCTCGACGGCCGGCGGCGCGCCGTCGGGTTCGCGGGCCGCATCATTCCCGCGACGGGCGACGGGGCGCAGGCTCCGAAGTACCTGAACGGCCCGGAGACGCCGCTCTTCAGGAAGGGCCACCTGGTGTTCGGCCTCGCGGAGGCCGCAGCCGCCATCCGGAGCACCCGGCGCGCCATCGTGGTCGAGGGCTACCTAGACGCGATCGCGCTCGCCCAGGCCGGGCGGCAGGAGACGGTCGCCGCGGGCGGTACCGCGGTGACGGAACACCAGCTCTCGCTTGTCCAACGGTCGGGCGCCGAGGAGCTGGTGCTCCTCTTCGACACCGACGCTCCCGGGCTCGAAGCCCCGGCGCAGGTCGCCCCTGCGCTCCTCAAGGCGGGCCTCTCGACGCGGATCGCGCGCCTGCCCGGGGCGGCCGCCGCCGACCCGGACTCGTTCCTGCGGTCGCACGGGCTCCGGGCGCTGGAGGCCGCGATCGACGCCGCGGTCCCGCTCACGGAGTGGCTCCTCGAGCGCGCCATCGCCTCTCGGACCGCGAAGGCGCCGACGAAGGCGATCTCGGTCGAGCAGAAGCTCCTCATCGTGCGGGATCTGCGGCCGTTCGTGGCCGCCGCGCCTGCGGGACTCCCGCGAGCGCTCTTCGAGCAGCGCATCGCCCGCCGCCTGGAGCTTTACATCATCGCCCTCCGCGCCGAGCTGGCGCGCGGCCGCGGGCGACCGGCCGGAGGCGAGTCGTGGCCCAGGTGA